One window of the Microplitis demolitor isolate Queensland-Clemson2020A chromosome 10, iyMicDemo2.1a, whole genome shotgun sequence genome contains the following:
- the LOC103571900 gene encoding probable cytochrome P450 49a1 — MFKINLLNINKFKNYFNASKIIKIYLNKYSSAVIDNLTTEELNSVRPYGEIPGPKPIPLLGNTWRFIPYIGDFKIKEIDKVSKRLFKEYGDIVKIEGLMGRPDMVFLYDADEIHKIFRQEEIMPHRPSMPSLNYYKHVLRKNFFKNNPGVIAVHGESWYKFRSKVQQVMLQPRIVNLYVGAIEESSLDFIKRIDRIKNNCDEVPDDFLNEINKWSLESIAKVALDLRLGCMDEDADFETQQLIDAVHTFFTNVGILELKIPFWKLFNTPRYRDYVRALDTLLNFTIKYTQIAMEKSKYKDKNRDLSLLERVLEIDDNKNSNLASVLALDLFLVGIDTTANAVGSILYQLASHPDKQSLLFDEINRELPHEDMKIKRKHLDNLKYLKACIKETLRMYPVVIGNGRCMTNDTVIKGYHIPKGVQVVFQHYVISNEEKYFKQNDKYLPERWINDDNNDSSRQCHHSFASLPFGFGRRMCLGRRFADLEMIIVISKIIQKYRLEYNYEKMDYHINPLYTPKGPLKLKFIKRELK, encoded by the exons atgtttaaaataaatttattaaatataaataagttcaaaaattattttaatgccagtaaaataataaaaatatatttaaataaatattcaagtgCAGTAATTGATAATTTGACAACTGAAGAATTAAATTCAGTACGACCGTACGGGGAAATTCCTGGCCCTAAACCAATTCCGCTTCTGGGCAACACATGGCGATTCATTCCTTACAtag gtgatttcaaaataaaagagaTCGACAAAGTATCCAAACGATTGTTCAAAGAGTATGGGGATATTGTTAAAATAGAAGGTCTTATGGGCAGGCCGGACATGGTCTTCCTTTACGATGCTGATGAAATACACAAAATATTCCGTCAAGAAGAAATAATGCCCCATCGTCCCTCAATGCCTTCGCTCAATTATTACAAACATGTGTtacgcaaaaattttttcaaaaataatcctGGCGTTATTGCTGT ccaCGGTGAAAGTTGGTATAAGTTTCGCAGTAAAGTGCAGCAAGTAATGCTACAGCCACGAATTGTCAATTTATATGTCGGAGCAATTGAAGAATCGAGTCTTGATTTTATCAAGAG aattgatagaattaaaaataattgtgacGAAGTACCGgacgattttttaaatgaaataaataaatggtcACTAGAAT CAATAGCTAAAGTCGCATTGGATTTGCGTCTCGGTTGTATGGACGAAGACGCTGATTTCGAAACCCAACAACTCATCGACGCTGTCcatacattttttacaaatgttgggattttggaattaaaaataccattttggaaattatttaacactCCTAGATACCGTGATTATGTTCGTGCATTAGATACTTTactaaa ttTCACGATTAAGTACACGCAGATAGCGATGGAAAAATCAAAGTACAAAGACAAAAATCGTGATTTATCGTTACTGGAACGTGTTCTCGAGAttgatgacaataaaaattctaatttagcTTCCGTACTTGCGCTTGATTTATTTCTCGTTGGAATTGATACT ACAGCAAATGCAGTTGGttcaattttatatcaattggCATCACACCCAGACAAACaatctttattatttgatgaaataaatcGTGAACTTCCTCATGaagatatgaaaattaaacgTAAACATCTAGATAATTTGAAATACTTAAAAGCATGTATCAAAGAAACTTTAAG aatgtaCCCAGTGGTTATTGGTAATGGAAGATGTATGACCAATGATACTGTAATAAAAGGTTACCATATTCCGAAAGGG gTTCAAGTAGTATTTCAACACTACGTAATaagtaatgaagaaaaatatttcaagcaAAACGATAAATATCTCCCAGAAAGATGGATAAATGACGACAATAATGATTCATCACGCCAGTGTCATCATTCATTTGCATCGTTACCGTTTGGATTTGGAAGGCGCATGTGTCTAGGCCGCCGCTTCGCTGATCTCGAAATGATAATCGTAATTAGTAAG attATTCAGAAATATCGTTTGGAATATAACTATGAAAAAATGGACTATCATATCAATCCACTTTACACACCAAAGGGTCcgttgaaattaaaattcattaaacgagaattaaaataa
- the LOC103571888 gene encoding tuftelin-interacting protein 11 — protein sequence MSEDEGNQMFHPIRQRRKFTKEQQMLGMWADDSDEEEQLSKLPTRGFSKGPKNYTAPVNFVAGGIQQAGKTSEDKKKDEDKNNEEDEDDQDVSNTSSDSEEEAPSRPSFSFNADAVGGIAGLRKKRAPVNPSLMRTGVGNWEVHTKGIGAKLLLQMGFEPGKGLGKSLQGISAPVEAQVRRGRGAIGAYGPEKLAKVPQEKKDEDAEKTKEFKAKLSQWRKTDGVPSKKKTKYSYKSVDQVLEDGKLRPSINTSSSDMSRVKVIDMTGPEQRVLSGYHAIAGQHRPDDSVVESDKKSLANFALPELLHNLNLIVDMCEQDIIQNDRKTRHLRDRAVALEAEQKNMAKIIDQHDQLINTLSSAIAIVENLMINNNDMSLEETAEAFKKLQNEYYNDYKTYELGELASSLVAPKFKSCLASWNPLLEPIRYLKEMKEWKDILSIGNNVIQARTSMSPYDQLIWNAWMPSIRGAVQQWTCRQPDPLIELLENWMHLIPSWIMDNILELLVLPKLTLEVEEWNPLTDTVPIHTWIHPWLPLMGNRMDTLIYPIIRRKLGSALGGWHPSDRSARLMLEPWSQVFTKGDMEAFLVKNILPKLQIALSEFIINPHSQHLDNWNWVYDWVAMLPVHTMVGLLDKFFFPKWLQVLALWLNHSPNYDQITHWYMGWKKMLNDRLLAEPVIKDHFKKALDMMNRAVSTPQGLQPGAVEQVSYLTSLERTQPVPQISASAQPRIERLAEAVRTASQIPQGFKDLVQKKCEERGILFMPMANRYREAKQVYKVGNVQAYIDGNVLFVNHKVSNWVPTHLNALLDMAEL from the exons ATGTCAGAAGACGAAGGTAACCAGATGTTCCATCCCATTCGTCAAAGAAGAAAATTCACAAAAGAACAGCAAATGCTAG gCATGTGGGCAGATGACAGTGACGAGGAAGAGCAGTTATCAAAACTTCCGACGAGAGGATTTAGTAAGGGACCTAAAAATTATACAGCGCCAGTTAATTTTGTAGCGGGTGGCATTCAGCAAGCTGGCAAAACGAGTGAAGATAAAAAGAAAGACGAAGATAAAAATAACgaagaagatgaagatgatCAAGATGTATCGAATACTTCAAGTGACTCGGAGGAAGAAGCACCTTCACGGCCGTCTTTCTCGTTTAACGCTGATGCAGTGGGTGGAATCGCCGGGTTGAGAAAGAAACGCGCACCAGTTAATCCGTCTCTGATGAGAACTGGAGTAGGTAACTGGGAAGTACACACCAAAGGTATTGGAGCCAAACTGCTGCTCCAAATGGGTTTCGAGCCGGGTAAAGGATTGGGTAAATCTTTACAAGGTATCAGTGCTCCAGTCGAAGCACAAGTACGACGTGGACGTGGTGCCATTGGAGCTTATGGCCCCGAGAAGTTAGCAAAGGTCCCGCAGGAGAAGAAGGATGAGGATGCAGAGAAGACCAAGGAGTTCAAGGCTAAATTGTCACAGTGGCGAAAGACTGATGGGGTaccgagtaaaaaaaagaccAAGTACTCGTACAAAAGTGTTGATCAAGTTCTGGAGGATGGAAAATTAAGGCCGAGCATAAACACTTCAAGTAGTGACATGAGTCGAGTTAAAGTTATTGACATGACGGGTCCGGAGCAGAGAGTACTGAGCGGCTACCATGCTATCGCTGGTCAACATCGTCCTGATGACTCCGTTGTCGAAAGTGACAAAAAATCTCTTGCAAACTTTGCACTACCAGAGCTGTTACACAATTTGAATCTAATTGTTGACATGTGCGAGCAAGATATCATACAGAATGACAGAAAAACTAGACATTTGAGGGATAGAGCGGTTGCTCTTGAAGCTGAGCAAAAGAACATGGcgaaaataattgatcagcaTGACCAGTTGATCAATACCTTGAGTAGTGCCATAGCAATAGTTGAAAACttgatgattaataataatgatatgaGTTTAGAAGAGACGGCGgaagcttttaaaaaattacagaacGAGTACTACAATGATTATAAAACGTATGAGCTTGGAGAACTTGCTAGCAGTCTGGTTGCACCGAAATTCAAGAGTTGTCTAGCTAGTTGGAACCCGCTGCTGGAGCCAATACGATATTTGAAGGAAATGAAAGAGTGGAAAGATATTCTGAGCATTGGTAATAATGTTATACAAGCCAGGACTTCAATGAGTCCATATGATCAGCTGATTTGGAATGCATGGATGCCATCAATTCGCGGAGCTGTTCAACAGTGGACCTGTCGACAACCCGACCCGCTTATTGAGTTATTAGAAAATTGGATGCATTTGATACCCAGCTGGATTATGGACAATATACTAGAGCTACTGGTACTTCCCAAACTTACACTAGAAGTTGAAGAGTGGAATCCCTTGACCGATACGGTGCCCATTCATACCTGGATTCATCCCTGGCTACCACTGATGGGTAATCGCATGGATACTTTGATATATCCAATAATTAGACGTAAGCTTGGATCAGCGCTCGGAGGTTGGCATCCGTCTGACAGATCAGCAAGACTTATGCTAGAACCCTGGTCTCAAGTATTCACTAAAGGCGACATGGAAGCTTTTCTAGTCAAGAACATCCTGCCAAAACTACAGATTGCATTGTCTGAGTTTATCATCAATCCTCACTCGCAGCATTTAGATAATTGGAATTGGGTTTATGATTGGGTAGCCATGCTACCGGTTCACACGATGGTCGGGTTGCTGGACAAGTTTTTTTTCCCTAAATGGCTGCAAGTATTGGCGCTGTGGCTTAATCATTCTCCAAATTATGACCAGATAACGCACTGGTACATGGGATGGAAGAAAATGCTGAACGACAGACTCTTGGCTGAGCCAGTCATTAAGGATCATTTCAAAAAAGCGCTGGATATGATGAATCGAGCTGTATCAACTCCACAAGGCCTTCAACCCGGTGCTGTCGAGCAAGTTTCATACTTGACGAGTCTTGAAAGAACGCAGCCAGTTCCGCAGATTTCTGCTTCAGCTCAACCACGTATTgag AGACTTGCCGAAGCCGTACGTACCGCTTCGCAGATACCTCAAGGTTTCAAAGATCTTGTGCAGAAGAAGTGCGAAGAACGCGGCATTCTGTTCATGCCGATGGCAAACCGATATCGTGAAGCTAAACAAGTCTACAAAGTTGGAAACGTACAGGCCTACATCGATGGGAATGTTCTTTTCGTGAATCATAAAGTTTCTAATTGGGTTCCAACTCACCTCAACGCCTTACTAGACATGGCAGAACTCTAA